Proteins from one bacterium genomic window:
- a CDS encoding insulinase family protein, whose product MATGFELASHLVQRRLDNGLRVVLMLDRSRPLVAVNLWYHVGSKNESPGRTGFAHLFEHMLFQGSQNVGTNDHFALIQQVGGVANGSTSYDRTNYYETLPSHCLELGLWLEADRMGFLLPALDEDKLRNQKDVVMNERRQRVDNQPYGRAFETLHELLYPEGHPYRWPVIGYMDDIAATTLPEIHDFFGTYYRPNNAVLTLVGDFEADAALEQVERYFGDLPGGPEPPTPEVAAAETQPIRHELRDAVNLPRLYLAWRGPGLTQDDWPAGDLYSVAACGGKSSPLYRDLVLEREMAQDIYVGMVPLELESTLLAAMTLRPGIDPAEAEAVLLDTLRAWRASAPDATDFERAQNRTRVAHLHELESFESRADLLSMFATHYGDPTLVDSELERYAAVTPSDLLEFTQRYQDPERAVTLWVLPEEPS is encoded by the coding sequence GTGGCCACCGGTTTCGAGCTCGCGAGCCATCTGGTCCAAAGGAGGCTCGACAATGGCCTACGGGTCGTGCTTATGCTCGACCGCTCGCGCCCGCTGGTCGCCGTCAACCTCTGGTATCACGTGGGCTCCAAGAACGAGAGTCCCGGACGCACGGGCTTCGCCCATCTGTTCGAGCACATGCTCTTTCAGGGCAGCCAGAACGTCGGCACCAACGACCATTTCGCTCTGATCCAACAGGTGGGAGGCGTCGCCAACGGCTCGACGAGCTACGACCGCACCAACTACTACGAAACACTGCCCTCGCACTGCCTCGAGCTGGGTCTGTGGCTCGAGGCGGACCGCATGGGCTTCCTGCTTCCGGCCCTCGACGAGGACAAGCTCCGGAACCAGAAGGACGTGGTCATGAACGAGCGGCGCCAGCGCGTCGACAACCAGCCCTACGGCCGCGCCTTCGAGACGCTTCACGAGCTGCTGTATCCGGAAGGCCACCCGTACCGCTGGCCGGTGATCGGCTACATGGACGACATCGCCGCGACGACTCTTCCCGAGATCCACGACTTCTTCGGCACCTACTACCGCCCGAACAATGCCGTCCTGACGCTGGTGGGCGACTTCGAGGCGGACGCCGCCCTGGAGCAGGTCGAGCGCTACTTCGGGGACCTTCCGGGTGGCCCTGAGCCGCCGACGCCGGAGGTGGCGGCCGCAGAAACACAGCCGATTCGCCATGAGCTTCGCGACGCCGTCAATCTGCCCAGGCTGTACCTGGCCTGGCGGGGTCCCGGACTCACGCAGGACGATTGGCCCGCAGGCGATCTCTATTCCGTCGCCGCCTGCGGCGGCAAGTCGAGCCCTCTCTACCGCGATCTCGTCCTCGAACGCGAGATGGCCCAGGACATCTACGTCGGCATGGTGCCGCTCGAGCTCGAATCGACCCTGCTCGCGGCCATGACGCTACGTCCCGGCATCGACCCGGCCGAGGCGGAGGCGGTTCTCCTCGACACGCTGCGGGCCTGGCGCGCCTCTGCGCCCGACGCCACCGACTTCGAGCGCGCCCAGAACCGGACCCGGGTCGCGCACCTGCATGAGCTCGAGTCCTTCGAGAGCCGCGCCGACCTGCTGTCGATGTTCGCTACCCACTACGGCGATCCGACGCTGGTCGACTCCGAGCTCGAGCGCTATGCCGCCGTCACGCCGAGCGACCTCCTCGAGTTCACCCAGCGCTACCAGGATCCCGAGCGCGCCGTGACCCTCTGGGTGCTGCCCGAGGAGCCATCTTGA
- a CDS encoding insulinase family protein: MNEPLDRSHPPAPEPARGFEFPACEHRRLSSGVAVLRLAVDGMPMIHLRLLLAAGGHHAPADSPGLPSLTAALLDEGTSRRTGTELAAEIERLGGYLATGTGWDSTVIETEVLEKDFETGMALLAEVAREPSFPDHEVGRVRRQLQAEVKRREAQPSSVAGMRFERSLYAGTVYDTPLIGTHDSLERLDRDAVVDFYSRHVTPAGATLVAVGNVTSERLIEQAEAAFAGWSGGPISRPRIEAVAQQALRLEIVDRPGAAQTEIRVGHVGIDRAHPRYLEAAVLSCLLGGKFTSRLNLNLREQRGFTYGVRSSFGKRSGPAPFVISTALANEHVGEALDEIFGELGRLLDEAPRDEEVADTRDYLIGSFPYTVETLRGLAGRLSDLAVYDLPDDYYAKYPRALAAISGEQLLETARELLTPDRALVVCVGPATELQAQLEDRFEVPVSVIRSADSGSSA, encoded by the coding sequence TTGAACGAGCCGCTCGACCGTTCTCACCCGCCGGCGCCCGAGCCGGCCAGAGGCTTCGAGTTCCCGGCCTGTGAGCACCGCCGGCTGAGCTCCGGCGTGGCCGTCCTCCGGCTCGCCGTCGACGGCATGCCCATGATCCACCTGCGTCTGCTACTCGCGGCCGGGGGGCACCACGCGCCGGCGGACTCTCCGGGCCTGCCCTCTCTCACCGCGGCGCTTCTCGACGAAGGCACCTCGCGGCGAACCGGCACCGAGCTGGCCGCCGAGATCGAGCGCCTGGGAGGATATCTGGCAACAGGAACCGGGTGGGACTCGACCGTCATCGAAACCGAAGTGCTCGAGAAGGACTTCGAGACCGGGATGGCGCTGCTCGCCGAGGTCGCCCGCGAGCCGAGCTTCCCGGATCACGAAGTCGGCCGGGTGCGCCGCCAGCTGCAAGCGGAGGTCAAGCGGCGCGAAGCTCAGCCGTCGTCTGTGGCCGGCATGCGCTTCGAGCGGTCTCTCTACGCTGGCACCGTCTACGACACGCCTTTGATCGGTACCCATGACTCCCTCGAGCGCCTGGACCGGGACGCGGTAGTCGACTTCTATTCGCGGCACGTTACACCCGCGGGTGCCACCCTGGTCGCGGTTGGCAACGTGACCTCGGAGCGACTGATCGAGCAGGCCGAAGCAGCCTTTGCCGGCTGGTCGGGCGGTCCCATCTCGAGACCCCGGATCGAGGCCGTAGCGCAGCAGGCTCTCCGGCTCGAAATCGTCGACCGCCCCGGAGCGGCCCAAACCGAGATCCGGGTCGGGCATGTCGGTATCGATCGAGCTCATCCTCGCTATCTCGAGGCGGCCGTGCTGAGCTGCCTCCTGGGCGGCAAGTTCACCAGCCGCCTCAACCTGAACCTGCGCGAGCAGCGTGGCTTCACCTACGGTGTACGCAGCTCGTTTGGAAAGAGAAGCGGCCCGGCGCCGTTCGTGATCTCGACCGCCCTCGCCAACGAGCACGTCGGCGAGGCGCTGGACGAGATCTTCGGCGAACTGGGGCGCCTCCTGGACGAGGCGCCCAGGGACGAGGAGGTCGCCGACACCAGGGATTACCTGATCGGCAGCTTCCCCTACACCGTCGAGACCCTGCGCGGGCTCGCCGGACGGCTGAGCGATCTCGCGGTCTACGACCTCCCCGACGACTACTATGCGAAATACCCCCGGGCCCTCGCGGCCATTTCCGGGGAGCAGCTTCTCGAAACCGCGCGCGAGCTCCTGACTCCCGACCGGGCTCTGGTGGTCTGCGTCGGCCCCGCCACGGAGCTCCAGGCGCAGCTCGAGGACCGGTTCGAGGTACCTGTATCCGTGATCCGGTCGGCCGACTCCGGCAGCTCCGCGTAG